The window TTGGTTATCAGAGTCAGTTTTTTATAGGCGCTTAAAGGAAATGGAAGAATCGATTGATGGTGCCCACTTCCAGCAGAAACATGGTGCACAAACAACCCTGCAATCCCAGCTTGATCGAATGAAGGAAGGCAAAAATCCAACGACAGGCGAAATAGAAAGGTACGAGAAAGGAAAGAAAAAAGGCGAACCTGTCATTCCTTCGGCCGCGACGCGTTTTCTGAGTCATCGTGATCAATTTAATGCAATACAACGTGCGGAGTTAATTTTTAGGCAGAGCGGTTTAGATGCTTCACGACAACCAATTGAAATGGGTAAAAAAATAGGTGAAGGATTTAAAAGGGAGGGGTTGCAGTATGGTGAGCAGACTAGAGCGATCGTCATACTGGACAAAAATGGTAAAGCTAAAACTTCATATACGGAATTTGACTGATGAATAGGCCCTACACACTGTGGAGTATACGAGGTCTGCTTTTTGTTTTTGATATTGAAAATACTCATGATTTGGAGCGGGAGGAGATTATTGTTTCGAAAAATGTGAATGATGACAAAGAGCTTGCCGAACTTTTTGACGTTTTGCTACGTCCGGAATTTTTTATTTATAGTGAGCAGGAGCGAATTTTATTAATCGAAACCTTGTCTTATTTTTTAGACGTAGGTAATAGTTTTGATGAGATTTTTTCAAAAATGGACACTTATTTTGATGATGAAGTTAAAGATCAAAGGCGGTTTATGACCGTTCTCATTAATTGTTTGGAGCGGTATCAAAACCAAGGAAGTGGCAATAATTAATTCCTGCAGAAGGAAAAAGTCTGATGGCTGAACAGATTTTTTTGCCAAAGGGGACTGCCAAAGTGCCAAAGGGGACGGATTTATTTTTGCTGATTTTTTGCTGCCAGCTTCGAAGGTGTTGTTATAGAGCAACAAATATATCCGTCTCCTTTGTGGTTTAACTACTGCTTCACTTGTGCTCGCGAATGCAACATTGTTTTGACAGTGGTAGCGAGCGGATACACTGTTGGAAAGTGTCATTGAGGAATTAGAAGAATAAATCCGCCATCTTTTTCAAGCTTGATAAGGATAATGTGCTGCGGCCTTTTAATGCTTATCCTTCGGGGAGAAAATGATGCTGCGAGATCCATTTTTAAATGAAGAATTTCAACCCGATTTGATGTGGTTTATTGGCGTCTTTGATGTTTATGATCGCGAGGAAACTCGAGGTGCGGAGCTGGAAGTGTTTAACCCTAATGATCGCATTGACAGAACGGAACTGATCAAAAGATACAGCTTGAATCTAGGTTGTCTGTCCTATAGACATAAGCTCGTGCTGATGGATTTTCTAGCGGAAAAGCTAAACGATGCGTCTTATGACTTTCAGAGTTTGTTTGATATAGATGAAGAAGATGCAGGGAGTTGGCCGCGTGGTGAGTGGTATGCATTGGCGGATCCCCGTGGATTTCTTCAAGATGTCTATACGTTGGCTCAGGAGGTCTGGAAGGAAGATGTTCTTTTAGCGAGCTTTGAAGATCGGGCCAGTTGGTGATAGAGAAGGTGGCACCTGTCAGTCTGGAGTCCTCCGCGTCGGTATTCGCAATGCCAATTGCCAGCACTACGGAATGTTTAAGTGTTGTTTAAAGACCTCGTAACTACTACGAAATTTCCGGGCAAACTCATCGGAAGTTTCCTTCAAGTTGTGACGGCTTCCATGAACTGGTGGGCGATGGGTTGCAGGGATAGTCTTTGGCTGTCACCGCGCAAGTGGTGGCAGGGTGTAGGAGCCCTCTCTCATGATGCAACAGCTCTGTCGTTTGATTGCGGCACTTAACTCGTGTCCATATGATCGTTCGCGGCGGCTGTGTGCGGGACACGCTTCGGCGTGACCGAGGTTCATGAGTGCTCGGTACTCCTACTCCTGCGCATGGCTGCCACCCAAACCTGTAGGAGGGGGTGTTTGGCAGCTAATTTTCATACTCATGGAATTTACAAATGACAACGCTAACGCCAGATCCCCCTACGAAAAACCAATCCCCCACCCCAAAAACCGCTTCATGGCCCTCACCAGCAACTGCACCGACATGCCCACGCTGTTCGTCGATACCCACGCGCCGCTCGATGTTTTATATGACGCTGCCAGCTATCGAATTCGCGCGGTGACGCAGGTGCTTGAGAACATGTCGATGCGCGGTTCGGTTGAGTGTGAGTCGTTCATTCTTAGTGATTTTGCGTTGCTGTGTGCCATTCCGTTGCGGGATGGGTGTGATGTATTGGATGTGGTTGGACGGCGGTTGAAGGCTCGGCCTACGGACTAAGGGCTGGATGGCTTTTGTGGCGAGGGAGCTTGCTCCCGTTCGGCTGCGTAGCAGTCGCCAAACCACGCGCTGTGGTGTGTCTGACAAATCTGCGGTGCTGGGTTTGGGGCTGCTTCGCAGCCCAGCGGGAGCAAGCTCCCTCGCCACAGGGTTTGTGGGTGGCTGGGATGTTTTGGGGCTGCTTCGCAGCCCAACGGGGGCAAGCCCCCTCGCCACAGGTTTTGTGTCCGGCGGAGATTGTGGCTGTTGCGACCGGCCGCTTAGCCGCGAACCCCTGACGTTCGCCTCGGTACAAGGTAAACTTCCCGGCCTTCGCAGGAGCAATCATGAATTATCGTCACGCCTTCCATGCCGGCAATCACGCCGATGTGTTCAAACACCTGACCTTGACCCGCCTCATCGCCCTGATGTCGCGCAAGGAGCAGCCGTTTGCCTATCTCGACACTCACGCCGGCATTGGTCTGTATGACTTGCAGGGTGATCAGGCGAGCCGTACCGGTGAGTACCTGGAAGGTATTGCGCGGTTGTGGGATCAGCCGGATCTGCCGGCGCTGACTGCCGATTACATGAAGGTGCTGCATGACATGAACCCGGATGGCCAGTTGCGCTATTACCCGGGATCGCCTGAGTTGGCGCGGCGTCTGACGCGGCCGCAGGATCGGGTGATGCTTAACGAGAAGCACCCGGAAGACGGCGTGTTGCTCAAGGACAACATGGCCGGCGACCGTCGGGTGAAGGTGCATCTGGGCGAAGGCTGGCATGTGCCGCGTGCGATGTTGCCGGTGCAGGAGAAGCGGGCGGTAATGTTGATTGATCCGCCGTTTGAACAGCTCGATGAAATGCAGCGGTGTGCGGCGTCGTTGAAAGAGGCGATTGGCCGGATGCGCCAAACCGTGGCGGCGATCTGGTATCCGGTGAAGGACCAGCGCATGTTGCGGCGGTTTTATCAGGATCTGGCCGGGACGGGCGCGCCGAAGTTGTTGCGCGTGGAGTTGCTGGTGCATCCGCTGGATACGCCGAACAGTCTGAACGGTTCTGGGTTGGCGATTGCGAATCCGCCGTGGGGGCTGGAAGAGGAATTGCGTGAGTTGCTGCCGTGGTTGTCGAAGAAGCTTGGGCAGACCCAAGGTGGGTGGCAGATGGATTGGTTGATCGCTGAGAGTTGATGGCTGATCAGATGGATTGATGGCGTCTGATCGGACGCCTTCGCGGGCAAGCCCGCTCCCACAGGGTTTCATGTCGATCACAAGAGTGTGGTGAGACATGGATCCTGTGGGAGCGGGCTTGCCCGCGATGCTTTTAGGGCCTGAAAGATCAGATCGGGCAGGTCACGCCCGTGCCGCCAATCCCGCAATACCCTTCAGGGTTCTTCGCCAGGTACTGCTGGTGATACGCCTCGGCGAAGTAGACCGTCGGCGCTTCGTCGATTTCAGTGGTGATTTCGCCTTTCCCGGCCTTGGTCAACTCGGCCTGGAACACGTCCTTGCTGTGCCTGGCGGCGTCCAGTTGAGTCGGGTTGGTCGCATAGATCACCGAGCGATACTGCGTGCCGATGTCGTTGCCCTGGCGCATGCCTTGGGTCGGGTTGTGCAATTCCCAGAACATTTTCAGCAGCTCTTCGTAGCTGACTTTTGCCGGCTCGTAGACCACCAGCACCACTTCGCTGTGGCCGGTCAGGCCCGAGCAGACTTCTTCGTACGTCGGGTTCGGCGTAAAACCGCCGGCGTAACCCACTACCGTGCTGACCACGCCTTCACGTTGCCAGAACTTGCGTTCCGCGCCCCAGAAGCAGCCCAGGCCGAAGATCGCGAAATCCACGTCCATCGCGAACGGGCCCAGCAGCGGGGCGTCGTGGACGAAGTGTTTTTCCGGCAGGTTCATTGGGGTTTCGCGGCCAGGCAGAGCTTGTTCTTTGGTAGGGAGCACGTTTTTGTTCACCAGTATTTCCGAGCGCAAGACCATCATCAGTCCCCTCAGTCAGGTTGAATGTGAATTGTCAGACACGCAGTTTGCCCAATGCCGGCCGGTTACGCACTACCCCTGTGGGAGCGAACCTGTGGCGAGGGGGCTTGCCCCCGTTGGGCGGCGAAGCTGCCCCAAAATCTCTGAGGTACCAAAGATTTTGTGAGTGCTGCGCACTCAAACGGGGGCAAGCCCCCTCGCCACAGGGATTGCGGGTGTTTCACAGGGGATTTTGCGGTGTGCTCAGATGAGCGGGCCGCGCGGGTAGCGCTTGAGCTTTTCGATCAGCTCGGCGCCGGGGATTGGCCGGTCGAACAGGTAACCCTGGCCGACGTCGCAGCGGTGACGACGCAGGAACGCCAATTGCTCGGCCGTCTCGATGCCTTCCGCCACGACCTTGAGTTTCAGGTTGTGGGCCATGGCGATCACTGCGGAGGTGATTTCCATGTCGTCCTGGTTGTCCGGGATTTCGTGGATGAAGCTGCGATCGATCTTGATGATGTCGATCGGGAATTTTTTCAGGTAACTGAGCGACGAATAACCGGTGCCGAAGTCGTCCATGGCCAGGGTCAGGCCCAGGCGCTTGAGCTGGTCGAGCTGCAAGTGGGTGTCTTCGGTGGCTTCCAGCAACAGGCCTTCGGTCAGCTCCAGCTCCAGCAGGTTCCCCGGCAGCGCTTCTTCCTTGAGGATGTTGGCGATGGAGGCCACCAGGTCCGGGTCGGAGAACTGCTTGGGCGACAAGTTGATCGCCACTTGAAGATTGCCCAGGCCGGCGGCGGTCAGGTCTTTGCTCATGCGGCAGGCCTGGCGGGCGATCCATTTGCCGATGGGGATGATCAAGCCGGTTTCTTCGGCAACGCTGATGAACTGGTCCGGGCGGATCATGCCTTTTTCCGGATGGTTCCAGCGCAGCAGCGCTTCCATGCCCAGCAGGCGACCGCTGCGCAGGCACAGCTTGGGTTGGTAGAACACGTCCAGCTCGTTCTGGGTCAGGGCGCGGCGCAGGTTGTTCTCGACGAACAGCTTGTAGCTGGCCTCGGCGTTCAGCGCTTCGGTGAACACCTGGACCTGGTGTTTGCCGTTGGCCTTGGCCTTGTGCAGCGCCAGGCCGGCGTTGCGCATCAGGGTCTGTGGATCGCGACCGTGCAGCGGCGCGCAGGCCAGGCCGACGGAGCCGGTGACGCTGATCAACTGGTTGTCGACGAACATTGGCTTGTCGAGGGT is drawn from Pseudomonas sp. 31-12 and contains these coding sequences:
- a CDS encoding 23S rRNA (adenine(2030)-N(6))-methyltransferase RlmJ — encoded protein: MNYRHAFHAGNHADVFKHLTLTRLIALMSRKEQPFAYLDTHAGIGLYDLQGDQASRTGEYLEGIARLWDQPDLPALTADYMKVLHDMNPDGQLRYYPGSPELARRLTRPQDRVMLNEKHPEDGVLLKDNMAGDRRVKVHLGEGWHVPRAMLPVQEKRAVMLIDPPFEQLDEMQRCAASLKEAIGRMRQTVAAIWYPVKDQRMLRRFYQDLAGTGAPKLLRVELLVHPLDTPNSLNGSGLAIANPPWGLEEELRELLPWLSKKLGQTQGGWQMDWLIAES
- the msrA gene encoding peptide-methionine (S)-S-oxide reductase MsrA, translating into MVLRSEILVNKNVLPTKEQALPGRETPMNLPEKHFVHDAPLLGPFAMDVDFAIFGLGCFWGAERKFWQREGVVSTVVGYAGGFTPNPTYEEVCSGLTGHSEVVLVVYEPAKVSYEELLKMFWELHNPTQGMRQGNDIGTQYRSVIYATNPTQLDAARHSKDVFQAELTKAGKGEITTEIDEAPTVYFAEAYHQQYLAKNPEGYCGIGGTGVTCPI